One stretch of Roseibium sp. HPY-6 DNA includes these proteins:
- a CDS encoding cyclic nucleotide-gated ion channel, whose translation MQDESFKRALYEVLEDTGKRKLAARSLRQFLVFLILFNIVLAVLETVPEIRATFGPHLRFIQLGSGFVFLVEYVLRLYVADMHPPLRRYGPIWSRLRYAVHPDAIIDLIGALPLLFVLFLPNQAVTVVVILRLLRFLKLARYSPALRSLISAVVGERKALLGSSMIIFGVILLSATLMYLVEHNEQPEKFRSILHGTYWAITTITTVGYGDVVPVSNLGKLIGGFVMLMGYGLIALPVGIIASAFAREIHSRDFVVTWSMVARVPLFEDLKATEIAEVSKLLQAQKVRKGGVIAEQGDVADRMYFISEGEVAIKLAHDTVYLGEGSFFGELALINQSRRTATVTAYRDCQLLVLESDALQHLMDKDETLAKKIMDEARERVRAGKKVLGELAEEELQQAGVYASVDRSDEEPELSFNEDPETDRTPAK comes from the coding sequence GTGCAGGACGAAAGCTTCAAACGCGCGCTCTATGAAGTGCTTGAAGATACGGGAAAACGAAAGCTCGCAGCCCGTTCGCTGCGCCAATTTCTCGTTTTCCTCATCCTGTTCAATATCGTACTCGCCGTTCTTGAGACTGTTCCGGAAATCCGCGCTACCTTCGGACCGCATTTGAGATTCATTCAGCTCGGGAGCGGGTTTGTTTTCCTGGTTGAATACGTGTTGCGTCTTTATGTGGCGGATATGCACCCGCCGCTGCGCCGCTATGGTCCTATCTGGTCGCGCTTGCGTTACGCCGTTCATCCAGATGCGATAATCGACCTGATCGGCGCGCTTCCGCTGCTCTTCGTGCTGTTCCTGCCAAATCAAGCGGTCACCGTCGTCGTCATTCTGCGGTTGCTCCGTTTCCTGAAGCTTGCGCGTTATTCTCCCGCGCTGCGTTCGCTGATCTCCGCCGTCGTCGGCGAAAGAAAGGCGCTTCTGGGCTCGAGCATGATCATATTCGGCGTGATCCTTTTGTCCGCGACCCTGATGTACCTGGTCGAGCACAACGAGCAGCCCGAGAAGTTTCGCAGCATTTTGCACGGCACCTATTGGGCGATCACGACGATTACCACTGTCGGATACGGCGACGTGGTTCCCGTCAGCAACCTTGGAAAGTTGATCGGTGGTTTCGTCATGCTGATGGGATACGGCCTGATTGCCTTGCCTGTCGGCATCATCGCTTCGGCGTTTGCGCGCGAAATTCATTCCAGGGATTTCGTTGTCACATGGTCGATGGTTGCGAGGGTGCCGCTGTTTGAAGATCTCAAGGCCACCGAGATAGCCGAAGTGTCAAAGCTTTTGCAGGCACAGAAAGTGCGCAAGGGCGGCGTGATCGCAGAGCAGGGGGATGTGGCCGACAGGATGTATTTCATTTCGGAAGGCGAGGTTGCCATCAAGCTTGCGCACGACACGGTCTATCTGGGTGAGGGAAGTTTTTTCGGGGAACTGGCCCTGATCAACCAGAGCCGCCGGACTGCCACCGTTACGGCCTACAGGGATTGCCAATTGCTCGTTCTGGAATCCGATGCGCTGCAGCACCTTATGGATAAGGATGAAACGCTCGCCAAGAAGATCATGGACGAAGCAAGGGAGCGTGTGCGTGCCGGAAAGAAGGTGCTTGGTGAACTGGCGGAAGAGGAACTGCAACAGGCGGGCGTTTATGCGTCGGTCGATCGCTCCGACGAGGAACCGGAGTTGTCCTTCAACGAAGATCCGGAAACAGATCGCACACCCGCAAAATGA
- a CDS encoding aspartate/glutamate racemase family protein — MKTIGLLGGMSWESTVIYYKYLNRMVRERLGGLHSAKCLLWSFDFAEIEAAQASGEWGKAAELMVAAAKNLERGGADCLVICTNTMHKVADDVGAEIGIPLLHIADATAPAIQEAGCQEPLLLATAYTMQQDFYKGHLHENHGVTVRVPPSDAREEIHRIIYEELCKGEIWADSKQTFLEVVEQELQAGADGVIFGCTEIGLLVSQQDFSIPAFDTTALHAKAALDFALDG; from the coding sequence ATGAAAACCATTGGTCTGCTGGGCGGGATGAGCTGGGAAAGCACCGTCATCTACTACAAGTATCTAAACCGCATGGTCCGCGAACGGCTGGGAGGTCTGCACTCGGCAAAATGCCTGCTGTGGTCATTCGACTTTGCTGAAATCGAGGCGGCACAGGCATCGGGCGAATGGGGCAAGGCAGCCGAGTTGATGGTGGCTGCCGCGAAGAACCTGGAGCGTGGCGGTGCGGACTGTCTCGTCATTTGCACCAACACCATGCACAAGGTGGCTGACGACGTTGGTGCTGAAATCGGTATCCCGCTCCTGCATATCGCTGATGCTACGGCCCCCGCGATCCAGGAAGCAGGGTGCCAAGAACCTCTTCTACTGGCCACCGCCTACACCATGCAGCAGGATTTCTATAAAGGCCATCTGCACGAAAATCATGGTGTCACGGTACGTGTGCCGCCATCTGACGCGCGCGAGGAAATTCACCGCATCATCTATGAGGAGCTTTGCAAGGGCGAAATCTGGGCCGATTCAAAACAGACCTTTCTCGAAGTTGTCGAACAGGAACTGCAGGCCGGCGCGGATGGCGTGATTTTCGGATGTACGGAAATCGGTCTTCTTGTCTCGCAGCAGGACTTCTCCATACCGGCCTTTGATACCACTGCGCTCCACGCTAAGGCAGCGCTCGACTTTGCGCTGGATGGTTGA
- the alaS gene encoding alanine--tRNA ligase, producing the protein MTGVNEIRSTFLDYFDKNDHEVVESGPLVPRNDPTLMFANAGMNQFKNVFTGLETRPYSRAVTAQKVVRAGGKHNDLDNVGYTARHHTFFEMLGNFSFGDYFKERAIELAWNLITKEYGLPEDRLLVTVYAEDDAAAGFWKKIAGLSDDRIIRIPTSDNFWSMGDTGPCGPCSEIFYDHGDHIWGGPPGSAEEDGDRFIEIWNLVFMQYEQTSEERLDLPSPSIDTGMGLERLATILQGVHNNYDIDLFKALIAASEHETNIAAEGDALGSHRVIADHLRSTSFLIADGVLPSNEGRGYVLRRIMRRGMRHAHLLGASEPLMHKLVPTLVREMGRAYPELSRAEDLITETLKLEETRFRKTLERGLGLLDNATVDLSAGGQLDGETAFKLYDTYGFPLDLTQDALRARDISVDTGGFDAAMERQKAEARAAWSGSGGAATEAVWFTLKEKHGATDFLGYETESAEGVVDAIASDEAEIAKLSTGESGYVILNQTPFYGESGGQVGDTGKMLAPGVSVTVTNTQKKAEGLFVHSVTVDEGEIVPGLALELKVDHARRSSVRANHSATHLVHEALREVLGTHVAQKGSLVSPDRLRFDFSHPKPMDEKELATVETYANEIILQNAPVETRLMAVDDAIEAGAMALFGEKYGEEVRVVSMGTALHGPKEGKPYSLELCGGTHVKRTGDIGLVTLVSEGAVAAGVRRIEALTGAEARSYLDAQDKRMREVAALLKIAADDVPAKVSQLVEERRKLEKELADAKKKLAMGGGGNGAAPVKDAGGFKVMARTVEGINPKDLKGMADDAKAQLGSGVIVLINVAEDGKAAIVTAVTKDLTDKVSAVDLVRIGSEALGGRGGGGRPDMAQAGGPDGASADKAIAAIETHLSAL; encoded by the coding sequence ATGACCGGCGTAAATGAAATCCGTTCCACATTTTTGGACTATTTCGACAAGAACGACCACGAAGTGGTCGAGTCCGGACCGCTGGTGCCACGCAACGATCCCACGCTGATGTTCGCGAATGCGGGCATGAATCAGTTCAAGAATGTATTCACCGGGCTCGAGACGCGGCCTTATTCACGCGCTGTCACGGCCCAGAAAGTCGTGCGGGCAGGCGGAAAGCACAACGACCTCGACAATGTCGGTTATACGGCCCGGCATCACACGTTTTTCGAAATGCTCGGCAACTTCTCATTCGGCGACTATTTCAAGGAACGCGCGATTGAGCTCGCCTGGAATCTAATCACGAAGGAATACGGACTTCCGGAAGACAGGCTCCTGGTCACTGTCTATGCGGAAGACGATGCTGCGGCCGGTTTTTGGAAGAAGATCGCGGGTCTGAGCGACGACAGGATCATTCGCATTCCAACGTCCGATAATTTCTGGTCGATGGGCGATACTGGTCCTTGCGGGCCCTGTTCTGAAATCTTCTATGATCACGGCGATCACATTTGGGGAGGCCCTCCCGGTTCGGCGGAAGAGGACGGCGACAGGTTCATCGAGATCTGGAACCTTGTCTTTATGCAATATGAGCAGACGAGCGAAGAACGCCTCGACCTGCCAAGCCCGTCGATCGATACCGGCATGGGTCTTGAACGCCTTGCGACAATCCTCCAGGGCGTGCACAACAACTATGATATCGATCTCTTCAAGGCGCTGATTGCCGCCTCCGAGCACGAAACCAACATCGCGGCTGAAGGCGACGCACTCGGGAGCCATCGGGTGATCGCAGATCACCTGAGGTCGACCAGCTTTCTGATCGCGGACGGTGTTTTGCCCTCCAATGAGGGCCGAGGATATGTCCTGCGCCGCATCATGCGGCGCGGCATGCGTCACGCACATCTACTTGGCGCCAGCGAACCGCTGATGCACAAGCTCGTTCCGACACTCGTTCGGGAAATGGGCAGGGCCTATCCGGAGCTCTCCCGCGCCGAGGATCTCATCACGGAAACGCTGAAGCTTGAGGAAACAAGGTTCCGCAAAACGCTGGAGCGCGGGCTGGGCCTTCTCGACAATGCGACGGTGGATTTGTCGGCCGGCGGTCAGCTTGACGGGGAAACAGCCTTCAAGCTCTACGACACGTATGGTTTCCCGCTTGATCTCACGCAAGATGCCTTGAGAGCGCGCGACATTTCGGTCGATACCGGTGGTTTTGACGCCGCCATGGAACGGCAAAAGGCCGAAGCCCGTGCAGCCTGGTCAGGCTCCGGCGGTGCAGCCACCGAGGCGGTCTGGTTCACGCTCAAGGAAAAGCACGGTGCGACCGACTTTTTGGGGTACGAGACCGAAAGCGCGGAAGGCGTTGTAGACGCGATTGCCTCGGATGAAGCGGAAATCGCCAAACTGTCGACTGGTGAAAGCGGCTACGTGATCCTGAACCAGACGCCGTTTTACGGTGAGAGCGGCGGTCAGGTCGGCGACACGGGCAAGATGCTGGCGCCGGGCGTAAGCGTGACGGTCACAAATACGCAGAAAAAGGCTGAAGGCCTGTTCGTGCACAGCGTGACAGTGGACGAGGGCGAGATCGTTCCGGGCCTCGCCCTGGAACTGAAGGTTGACCACGCACGCAGAAGCTCCGTACGCGCAAACCACTCTGCCACCCATCTGGTGCACGAGGCACTGCGCGAGGTTCTGGGCACCCATGTGGCACAGAAGGGCTCGCTGGTCTCTCCGGACCGCCTTCGGTTCGATTTCTCCCATCCAAAGCCGATGGATGAAAAGGAGCTTGCGACGGTCGAGACCTATGCCAACGAAATCATTTTGCAAAATGCGCCCGTCGAAACGCGCCTGATGGCGGTTGATGATGCCATTGAAGCGGGCGCGATGGCGCTTTTCGGAGAAAAATACGGCGAAGAAGTCCGCGTTGTCTCCATGGGAACGGCCTTGCATGGCCCCAAGGAAGGTAAACCCTACTCCCTTGAACTTTGCGGTGGAACGCATGTCAAACGGACCGGCGATATCGGTCTCGTGACGCTTGTATCAGAGGGTGCGGTTGCCGCTGGTGTCCGGCGGATCGAGGCGCTGACTGGCGCAGAAGCACGCAGCTATCTGGACGCGCAGGACAAGCGCATGCGCGAAGTCGCGGCACTTTTGAAGATTGCCGCCGATGATGTTCCGGCGAAGGTTTCGCAGTTGGTGGAAGAGCGCCGCAAGCTGGAAAAGGAACTTGCGGACGCCAAGAAGAAACTGGCCATGGGCGGTGGCGGCAACGGCGCGGCACCCGTGAAGGATGCCGGTGGCTTCAAGGTAATGGCGCGCACGGTAGAAGGCATCAACCCGAAAGATCTCAAGGGTATGGCGGATGACGCCAAGGCTCAGCTCGGATCCGGCGTCATTGTCCTGATCAATGTCGCTGAAGACGGGAAGGCCGCGATCGTGACGGCCGTCACCAAAGACCTGACAGATAAAGTCAGCGCTGTTGATCTCGTGCGTATTGGCTCGGAAGCGCTTGGCGGACGTGGCGGCGGCGGGCGACCGGACATGGCGCAGGCCGGCGGGCCGGACGGTGCCAGCGCGGACAAGGCGATTGCCGCGATCGAAACGCATTTGAGCGCCCTTTGA
- a CDS encoding S8 family serine peptidase has translation MSSGEYEVIATVSPRSLGPTSLFDAEEAITSDNVKQFNSDPSDTRDAKKALSRAGFHVFEDASNETTISIGGTAKLFKDFFGAKLTKQKAEIRPATTVEFMATSEEPEAALMNAPDEFSSLIEGAVVARPPTYFATHPIPPLAPVHKDAYPYMMVPDGVAVVLRAARVHRLGVTGKNIVVGMLDTGHYRHPFFSSRGYRLLSTILAPGASDPADDANGHGTGESANVFACAPDCKLRMTKMGNDTVGAINASLNANPKPHILTNSWGYSVDQPGTTIPNWLKPLEAAVANAVSQGVVVCFSAGNGHFGFPGSHPDVISVGGVHVNLPDENDLEASSYASSFNSTWYPGRQVPDLCGLTGKGVNIGGTKAPSIMLPVQSGASLDAIAPSTGSNTDGWGLFSGTSAACPQIAGICALILEKDGALTPAQVKDKLVKSARDVKKGTTQMGHTATSGPDLATGAGLADAKWAYINTMGDVAATFFNATREKQLAMVSSGSMPEFSKEFIDDMIDTLRSR, from the coding sequence ATGAGTAGTGGAGAATATGAGGTAATCGCGACGGTCTCGCCTCGCTCACTCGGCCCGACTTCTTTATTTGACGCAGAGGAAGCGATCACTAGTGATAATGTAAAACAATTCAATTCCGATCCTTCTGATACGAGAGATGCGAAAAAAGCGCTTAGCCGGGCCGGATTTCACGTCTTCGAGGATGCCTCGAACGAAACCACCATTTCGATCGGCGGGACGGCAAAGCTGTTCAAGGACTTCTTCGGAGCAAAACTGACCAAGCAAAAGGCAGAGATCCGGCCGGCGACGACCGTTGAATTCATGGCGACAAGCGAAGAGCCGGAAGCGGCTTTGATGAATGCACCAGATGAATTCAGTTCCTTGATCGAAGGCGCTGTGGTTGCACGGCCGCCAACCTATTTCGCGACGCATCCGATCCCGCCACTCGCGCCAGTGCATAAGGATGCCTATCCCTACATGATGGTTCCTGACGGTGTTGCGGTGGTCTTGCGGGCTGCAAGGGTGCACCGGCTTGGTGTTACCGGCAAGAACATCGTCGTTGGAATGCTCGACACCGGGCACTACCGGCATCCGTTCTTCAGTTCACGCGGTTACAGGCTCCTGTCCACAATACTGGCGCCGGGTGCATCCGATCCGGCGGACGATGCCAATGGGCACGGAACCGGGGAAAGCGCGAACGTTTTCGCTTGCGCGCCCGACTGCAAGTTGCGCATGACGAAGATGGGCAATGATACGGTTGGGGCAATCAACGCGTCGCTGAATGCCAATCCGAAACCGCACATTCTGACCAACAGTTGGGGTTACAGCGTCGACCAGCCCGGAACGACGATCCCCAATTGGCTGAAACCACTTGAAGCAGCTGTTGCCAACGCCGTTTCACAAGGTGTTGTTGTGTGCTTCTCGGCCGGGAACGGTCACTTTGGTTTTCCGGGCAGCCATCCGGACGTGATTTCCGTCGGCGGCGTTCACGTCAATCTGCCGGACGAAAATGATCTTGAAGCCTCCAGCTACGCTTCCAGCTTCAATTCGACCTGGTATCCGGGACGGCAGGTTCCTGATCTTTGCGGCCTGACCGGCAAGGGAGTGAACATCGGCGGCACCAAAGCGCCCAGTATCATGTTGCCGGTTCAGTCGGGCGCGTCGCTGGACGCCATCGCACCCTCGACCGGCTCGAACACAGACGGGTGGGGGCTGTTCTCAGGCACGTCTGCAGCCTGCCCGCAGATCGCTGGCATTTGCGCACTGATCCTGGAAAAGGATGGGGCACTGACGCCGGCGCAGGTCAAGGACAAGCTGGTAAAGAGCGCCCGCGACGTCAAGAAAGGCACAACGCAGATGGGGCACACGGCCACAAGCGGACCCGACCTTGCCACAGGTGCCGGGCTTGCGGATGCAAAGTGGGCTTACATCAACACGATGGGCGATGTCGCTGCGACATTCTTCAATGCGACCCGGGAGAAGCAGCTGGCGATGGTGTCGTCCGGTTCCATGCCGGAATTCTCCAAGGAATTCATCGATGACATGATTGATACCTTGCGTTCGCGGTAA
- a CDS encoding glutathione S-transferase family protein: protein MIEVYGADYSVYVRSVRIALEEKGLSYRLVPVDIFAPGGPSDDYLEMQPFGKIPVLKSDDFTLYETDAILRFLDETCPAPALQPADPRKRARMNQILSILNAYAYRTLVWEVFVERVVKPSDGTAADEVRILSALGPARKIVSELEHLSEASPFLLGSQPSLADCHAAPMFHLFQKAEEGQMILKGAPKLSAWLEQFTQRDSFRNTEPKSPE, encoded by the coding sequence ATGATCGAAGTTTACGGCGCAGACTATTCGGTTTACGTCCGATCTGTCCGGATTGCGCTTGAAGAAAAAGGGCTCTCATACCGTCTTGTGCCGGTCGATATATTTGCTCCCGGCGGTCCGTCTGACGATTATCTGGAGATGCAGCCCTTCGGCAAGATACCGGTTCTGAAATCAGATGATTTCACACTCTATGAGACCGATGCCATCTTGCGCTTTCTGGACGAAACCTGCCCCGCGCCTGCCCTGCAGCCGGCAGATCCGCGCAAACGCGCAAGAATGAACCAGATCCTGTCCATCTTGAACGCCTATGCCTACAGGACGCTTGTCTGGGAGGTTTTCGTCGAGCGTGTGGTCAAGCCAAGCGACGGGACTGCCGCGGACGAAGTGAGGATCCTGTCTGCGCTTGGCCCTGCGCGAAAGATCGTGAGCGAGCTGGAACACCTGTCGGAGGCGAGCCCCTTTCTTTTGGGATCGCAGCCAAGTCTTGCCGACTGTCATGCGGCTCCGATGTTTCACCTGTTTCAAAAAGCAGAAGAAGGTCAGATGATCCTGAAAGGAGCACCCAAACTCAGCGCCTGGCTTGAACAGTTCACACAGCGCGACAGCTTCCGGAACACCGAGCCCAAGTCGCCGGAATAA